From the genome of Anoplopoma fimbria isolate UVic2021 breed Golden Eagle Sablefish chromosome 1, Afim_UVic_2022, whole genome shotgun sequence, one region includes:
- the lpar5b gene encoding lysophosphatidic acid receptor 5b, translating to MLNGTWKNYENGMEQDMSSTAYALVFGSVMTLGLPLNAVSLWILVRHHSLKSPSAIFMVNLAISDLLLVLTLSMRVYFYATGTWPLGDMACIWITMLFRNNIRSSSIFITFISVDRLLAVVYPLRSRHLRTPYNAWKAVGLVWLFVVVVNIPESVDFSRFLNIYNESSCFEFHHRHPPITAMAYVQPVLVLTMLAVNIVSTILVSLTLTNRLNESARIKNKVNVMLIFAMNLMMFTVFFLPVSLCILFKSWRPYIKPLICLASVNCCLDPLLYYFSFDGFWRRKEDVDTSGARDGWRE from the coding sequence ATGCTCAACGGTACTTggaaaaattatgaaaatggaATGGAGCAGGACATGAGTAGCACGGCGTACGCTCTGGTGTTCGGGTCTGTGATGACTCTGGGTCTGCCTCTGAATGCCGTGTCCCTGTGGATCCTGGTACGCCACCACAGCCTCAAATCCCCCAGCGCCATCTTCATGGTCAACCTGGCCATCTCAGACCTGCTGCTCGTCTTGACCTTGTCCATGAGGGTCTACTTCTACGCCACAGGAACCTGGCCTCTGGGCGACATGGCGTGCATCTGGATCACGATGCTCTTTCGCAACAACATCCGCTCCAGCTccatcttcatcaccttcatcagcGTGGACAGGCTGCTGGCCGTGGTCTATCCTCTGAGGTCACGCCATCTCCGGACCCCGTACAACGCCTGGAAGGCTGTCGGGCTCGTCTGGCTCTTCGTGGTGGTGGTGAACATCCCAGAGAGTGTGGACTTCTCACGATTCTTAAACATCTACAATGAATCCAGCTGTTTTGAGTTCCATCACAGGCATCCTCCAATTACAGCGATGGCTTATGTTCAGCCCGTGTTGGTGCTCACCATGCTGGCAGTCAACATCGTGTCCACCATTCTGGTGTCTTTGACTCTAACCAACCGTCTGAATGAGTCTGCGAGGATCAAAAACAAGGTAAACGTCATGCTGATTTTCGCCATGAACTTGATGATGTTCACCGTGTTCTTCTTGCCCGTGTCCctctgcattttatttaaaagctgGAGACCTTATATCAAGCCGCTGATATGCCTCGCTAGTGTGAACTGCTGTCTGGATCCTCTCTTGTACTACTTCTCCTTTGACGGTTtctggaggaggaaagaggatgTGGATACGTCTGGCGCAAGAGATGGTTGGAGAGAGTAG